A window of Solanum stenotomum isolate F172 chromosome 3, ASM1918654v1, whole genome shotgun sequence contains these coding sequences:
- the LOC125860058 gene encoding kirola-like, with amino-acid sequence MGVKGKLIASKEVKCGEHLIHDLFLTNSHHIPYISPSKINRIDINEGEIGKIGTIMNCRYNEDGQEKIVKYVIEAIDHHKNSISRKVIEGDLLEFYGSFTFVSSCQHQWATWTIEYEKKNEDTPEPLIFLGFILDMTKDIEAHLLKK; translated from the exons ATGGGCGTGAAAGGAAAGTTGATTGCTTCAAAGGAGGTGAAGTGTGGAGAACACTTGATTCATGACCTTTTTCTCACTAATTCTCATCATATACCCTACATAAGTCCTAGTAAGATCAATCGTATTGATATTAATGAAGGTGAAATAGGAAAAATTGGTACGATTATGAACTGTAGATATAATGAAG ATGGTCAAGAAAAGATTGTTAAGTATGTAATTGAAGCCATCGATCATCACAAGAACTCGATTAGTCGGAAAGTGATTGAGGGAGATTTGTTAGAGTTTTACGGTTCCTTTACATTTGTATCATCTTGTCAACATCAATGGGCTACATGGACAATTgagtatgaaaagaaaaatgaagacaCCCCAGAGCCCCTcatttttttaggttttattcTTGACATGACCAAGGATATAGAAGCTCACCTTCTAAAGAAATAG